TCGAATTCTGCAAAGACACATGCTCCGGTGCCGGTCAGGCGCGACGGCGCATATTCTAACAGCCAGGAAAGCAGGGCATCAACCTCATGAAAACGTTTTCTTGCGATAACCTCGCAATCATTGCTGTAATCACTGTGCAATAGAGTTTCGAGGTTGCGTATTGGCGTATTTCGAGGTAAGTCAGGATCTTTAAAAATAACCGGGGTCGGTATACTGATGCCGGGGTGAGCCACCAGATACCATTTTTCCGCAGGCTGCGCCGGGGTTAAAATCTCGCCAACGCCTTCCGCCAGCGCCGCGTGGCCATGCACAAACACTGGCACATCGGCACCCAGCTTCAGTCCTAACTCCGCCAGCTGATGTTGGCTCAATCCCGCTTTCCATAAATGGTTCAGGGCTACCAGTGTGGTAGCGGCGTTTGATGAGCCGCCGCCCAGCCCACCGCCCATTGGCAGACGTTTGTCCACGCTAAGCGTAGCGCCATAGCTGGAATCAATCGTGCCAAGGCGCTGGGCTTCATCTTTAAGCAGCCGGGCGGCGCGGACGATAAGGTTATCCTCGTCGGCAACGCCGGGTATAGATTGCGCCAGTGCAATGATGCCATCCTGACGCAGCCCGATGGTCAGCGTGTCGCCATAATCCAGAAACTGAAACAGCGTCTGTAACAGATGATAGCCATCGGCTCGCTGGCCGGTGATATACAGAAACAGATTCAGTTTGGCCGGTGATGGCCAGCTTGTGACCATCATTTAACGATCCAGTTGTCCATTTTCAGTTTGATACGCAACTTGCCATCATTCAGTTCCATATTGGAAGGCAGGGCAGGCTCTTTATCGGTCTGATAATCGTTGTAGGTCACGGTCCAGTTGCGGCCATCGTGGGTGTAGTGAACTTCACTCAGGCGATAGTTATTATCGAGGCTATAGTCGGTGGCATCACCAGGAACCCCGAGGATCCATTCGCGCAGACTGTTGAGGGGGATAGGCATGCCGGTGAGGCGGCCAATCATCTCTTCGGCGTCTTTATCGACATAGCGCTTACCTTTGTTATCTACCAGGACCACCATGCCCGGCTGGGCGTTCAGTTCCAGTTCGGTGCTACCCAGTGGGTTGGTCAGCAGCAGGCGGTAATAATCTTTGCCGGTCTGTTGCCAGAAAAAGCGCGCATACACTTTCTGGTCGTCAGAAATAAATGCAAATGACCCGCGGGTTTGATACTGGTGCAGGGCTTCAACTTGCTGTACGTGTTGTTTCCACTGGGCAGAGTCCGGGCTTTGACCAGGGCCTTTTGGGGCGTGGCTGACACAGGCTGCAAGCACCAGGCTTGCCAGAGGCAGCAGGCGCAGCGGAGAGAAAGGCTTAAACATAGCGGTACAAATCCTTAGAACCGTGAGTGTAATAACATTTTATGCTAGCTTCCCGCAGCATGAGCGTCTATGGTCAAGTTGTCAGAAATCATAAAATTATCGTGCCGGACGAATCAGGGGCTTCTCTTTTATTGAGCTGGCGCATCCTGTATTATGCTCGGAGAAATCCTTATCAAGACCGGTATTAATCCGTTTCTATGACCCTGTTAGCACTAGGTATTAACCACAAAACAGCGCCGGTATCGCTGCGTGAACGCGTAACGTTCGCGCCCGACAGCCTCGATGAAGCGTTGTCGAGCCTGCAA
This genomic interval from Salmonella enterica subsp. enterica serovar Choleraesuis contains the following:
- the ipk gene encoding 4-diphosphocytidyl-2-C-methyl-D-erythritol kinase is translated as MMVTSWPSPAKLNLFLYITGQRADGYHLLQTLFQFLDYGDTLTIGLRQDGIIALAQSIPGVADEDNLIVRAARLLKDEAQRLGTIDSSYGATLSVDKRLPMGGGLGGGSSNAATTLVALNHLWKAGLSQHQLAELGLKLGADVPVFVHGHAALAEGVGEILTPAQPAEKWYLVAHPGISIPTPVIFKDPDLPRNTPIRNLETLLHSDYSNDCEVIARKRFHEVDALLSWLLEYAPSRLTGTGACVFAEFETESAARQVLEQAPEWLQGFVARGVNISPLQTAISGSAEHW
- the lolB gene encoding outer-membrane lipoprotein LolB — translated: MFKPFSPLRLLPLASLVLAACVSHAPKGPGQSPDSAQWKQHVQQVEALHQYQTRGSFAFISDDQKVYARFFWQQTGKDYYRLLLTNPLGSTELELNAQPGMVVLVDNKGKRYVDKDAEEMIGRLTGMPIPLNSLREWILGVPGDATDYSLDNNYRLSEVHYTHDGRNWTVTYNDYQTDKEPALPSNMELNDGKLRIKLKMDNWIVK